Proteins from a genomic interval of Xylocopa sonorina isolate GNS202 chromosome 4, iyXylSono1_principal, whole genome shotgun sequence:
- the LOC143422705 gene encoding uncharacterized protein LOC143422705 isoform X1: MHTFILAIPFNHSKVVNKEGSSGMCNNSQDEVVFRGGKKVPDDERSTFNFELDSKLYKSRLRLRRWLIGLLVFLFISLVVINTYNTDQFRVLRYGVTVNDTLQENYVELKPFFASMANSGFVVHNKGCRIPAMDPFDSAIERFIQKEKPLVCEHGNHLPLVDSNDTALYINLKAIKHFYNNTEEIDCCWRPIWRMKNEDNIITYDNECFKFKNSSIVNTEFVKVECSRNNEVIYKDYHAFVPRFRSVEQKCAKARAASTTSDHLSVLIIGLDSVSRLNFHRMMPKTVHALQDMEAVELLGYTKVADNTFPNLVPVLSGLSEGELHDLCWQSKDKTFDDCPFIWKNFSASGYRTAFAEDACAMTTFNYLKRGFRVQPTDYYLRPFCIASEKDIGNTHKLNANLCVGTRKTYDNLLSYAKKIASQFVVDPYFAMIWQASLTHDYFTYPQLGDQSYYNLITHLYTDQLLNQTALIVMSDHGMRWGEFRQTYQGRMEDSLPFVFIVLPRWWRDKYQVAWANLRRNTRSLTTAFDLHETLVDLIHSKNLEESHLKSRIKAMPRDNNLPRGISWFLPIPDYRTCTMAAIASHWCMCHNSYDVPLDDNSLQDKAAFLVSELNEMLKKYVQCAKLKLKEIKAAKAWKNEGKGSQLVDYTITVQTEPGDAIFEGTIRNRNEDKRNKLVGSVSRLNAYGKQSSCVDEFNMRLYCYCL, from the exons ATGCATACATTTATACTCGCGATACCTTTCAATCACTCAAAAGTGGTGAACAAGGAAGGTTCGTCTGGCATGTGCAATAACTCCCAAGACGAG GTAGTGTTTCGTGGCGGCAAGAAAGTGCCAGACGATGAGCGAAGCACTTTTAATTTCGAGCTCGATAGCAAACTATACAAAAGTCGATTACGTCTACGAAGATGGTTGATAGGACTCctggtatttttatttatatcatTAGTCGTGATAAACACATACAATACGGATCAATTTCGAGTACTGCGATATGGAGTCACAGTCAACGATACTTTACAAG AAAATTACGTGGAATTGAAGCCTTTCTTCGCGTCGATGGCCAATTCCGGTTTCGTGGTCCACAACAAAGGCTGCCGAATCCCAGCGATGGATCCCTTCGATTCAGCGATCGAGCGGTTTATTCAAAAGGAAAAGCCGCTCGTCTGCGAGCACGGGAATCATCTACCTTTGGTCGATTCCAACGACACGGCATTGTACATAAATCTAAAGGCGATCAAGCATTTTTACAACAATACAGAGGAAATCGATTGCTGTTGGCGTCCGATCTGGCGAATGAAAAACGAAGATAATATTATTAC ATACGATAACGAATGTTTCAAGTTCAAGAATTCTTCAATCGTAAACACCGAATTCGTAAAAGTTGAGTGTTCACGTAACAACGAAGTGATATACAAGGATTACCATGCGTTCGTGCCACGTTTCCGTTCGGTGGAGCAGAAATGCGCGAAAGCCAGAGCGGCCAGCACCACGAGCGATCACCTGAGCGTCTTAATAATCGGTCTAGACTCGGTCTCCAGGCTGAATTTCCATCGAATGATGCCGAAGACTGTACACGCGTTGCAGGATATGGAGGCGGTGGAGCTGTTAGGCTACACTAAAGTGGCCGACAACACTTTCCCTAATTTAGTGCCTGTTCTCAGCGGACTGTCCGAGGGTGAACTGCACGACCTGTGCTGGCAGAGCAAGGACAAAACGTTCGACGATTGCCCATTCATATGGAAGAACTTCAGCGCGTCTGGCTATCGAACAGCTTTCGCCGAAGACGCCTGCGCCATGACAACCTTCAACTATCTGAAGCGTGGCTTCCGTGTCCAGCCAACCGACTACTATCTGAGACCGTTTTGTATCGCGTCAGAGAAGGACATCGGTAACACGCACAAATTAAACGCGAACCTCTGCGTAGGGACCAGAAAAACGTACGATAACTTGCTGAGCTACGCGAAGAAGATAGCCTCGCAGTTCGTCGTGGATCCGTACTTCGCGATGATCTGGCAGGCGAGCTTGACCCACGATTACTTCACGTACCCCCAATTGGGTGATCAATCCTATTACAATCTGATCACCCATCTGTATACCGACCAGTTGCTCAACCAAACGGCGTTGATAGTGATGAGCGACCATGGAATGAGATGGGGCGAGTTCCGTCAGACGTATCAAGGTAGAATGGAGGATAGCCTTCCGTTTGTGTTCATCGTATTGCCCCGCTGGTGGAGGGACAAATACCAAGTGGCCTGGGCGAATTTGAGGAGAAACACGCGAAGCCTAACGACAGCCTTTGATCTGCACGAGACCCTCGTAGATCTCATACATTCGAAGAATCTGGAGGAATCACACCTGAAGAGCCGCATCAAGGCAATGCCTAGGGATAACAATCTGCCACGTGGGATCAGTTGGTTTCTACCGATTCCTGACTACCGGACATGCACCATGGCAGCCATAGCAAGCCACTGGTGCATGTGCCATAACAGTTACGATGTTCCTCTGGACGACAATAGCCTGCAGGATAAAGCAGCCTTTTTGGTGTCAGAGCTGAACGAAATGCTAAAGAAGTACGTGCAGTGCGCCAAGTTGAAGCTGAAAGAGATCAAAGCGGCAAAGGCGTGGAAAAACGAGGGTAAGGGGAGTCAGCTTGTAGATTACACGATCACGGTTCAGACTGAACCCGGCGACGCCATATTCGAAGGCACGATACGAAACAGGAACGAGGATAAGCGTAACAAGTTAGTGGGTTCGGTTAGCAGATTGAATGCATACGGTAAACAGAGTAGCTGCGTCGATGAGTTCAACAtgagactctactgctactgttTGTAA
- the LOC143422705 gene encoding uncharacterized protein LOC143422705 isoform X2, which yields MANSGFVVHNKGCRIPAMDPFDSAIERFIQKEKPLVCEHGNHLPLVDSNDTALYINLKAIKHFYNNTEEIDCCWRPIWRMKNEDNIITYDNECFKFKNSSIVNTEFVKVECSRNNEVIYKDYHAFVPRFRSVEQKCAKARAASTTSDHLSVLIIGLDSVSRLNFHRMMPKTVHALQDMEAVELLGYTKVADNTFPNLVPVLSGLSEGELHDLCWQSKDKTFDDCPFIWKNFSASGYRTAFAEDACAMTTFNYLKRGFRVQPTDYYLRPFCIASEKDIGNTHKLNANLCVGTRKTYDNLLSYAKKIASQFVVDPYFAMIWQASLTHDYFTYPQLGDQSYYNLITHLYTDQLLNQTALIVMSDHGMRWGEFRQTYQGRMEDSLPFVFIVLPRWWRDKYQVAWANLRRNTRSLTTAFDLHETLVDLIHSKNLEESHLKSRIKAMPRDNNLPRGISWFLPIPDYRTCTMAAIASHWCMCHNSYDVPLDDNSLQDKAAFLVSELNEMLKKYVQCAKLKLKEIKAAKAWKNEGKGSQLVDYTITVQTEPGDAIFEGTIRNRNEDKRNKLVGSVSRLNAYGKQSSCVDEFNMRLYCYCL from the exons ATGGCCAATTCCGGTTTCGTGGTCCACAACAAAGGCTGCCGAATCCCAGCGATGGATCCCTTCGATTCAGCGATCGAGCGGTTTATTCAAAAGGAAAAGCCGCTCGTCTGCGAGCACGGGAATCATCTACCTTTGGTCGATTCCAACGACACGGCATTGTACATAAATCTAAAGGCGATCAAGCATTTTTACAACAATACAGAGGAAATCGATTGCTGTTGGCGTCCGATCTGGCGAATGAAAAACGAAGATAATATTATTAC ATACGATAACGAATGTTTCAAGTTCAAGAATTCTTCAATCGTAAACACCGAATTCGTAAAAGTTGAGTGTTCACGTAACAACGAAGTGATATACAAGGATTACCATGCGTTCGTGCCACGTTTCCGTTCGGTGGAGCAGAAATGCGCGAAAGCCAGAGCGGCCAGCACCACGAGCGATCACCTGAGCGTCTTAATAATCGGTCTAGACTCGGTCTCCAGGCTGAATTTCCATCGAATGATGCCGAAGACTGTACACGCGTTGCAGGATATGGAGGCGGTGGAGCTGTTAGGCTACACTAAAGTGGCCGACAACACTTTCCCTAATTTAGTGCCTGTTCTCAGCGGACTGTCCGAGGGTGAACTGCACGACCTGTGCTGGCAGAGCAAGGACAAAACGTTCGACGATTGCCCATTCATATGGAAGAACTTCAGCGCGTCTGGCTATCGAACAGCTTTCGCCGAAGACGCCTGCGCCATGACAACCTTCAACTATCTGAAGCGTGGCTTCCGTGTCCAGCCAACCGACTACTATCTGAGACCGTTTTGTATCGCGTCAGAGAAGGACATCGGTAACACGCACAAATTAAACGCGAACCTCTGCGTAGGGACCAGAAAAACGTACGATAACTTGCTGAGCTACGCGAAGAAGATAGCCTCGCAGTTCGTCGTGGATCCGTACTTCGCGATGATCTGGCAGGCGAGCTTGACCCACGATTACTTCACGTACCCCCAATTGGGTGATCAATCCTATTACAATCTGATCACCCATCTGTATACCGACCAGTTGCTCAACCAAACGGCGTTGATAGTGATGAGCGACCATGGAATGAGATGGGGCGAGTTCCGTCAGACGTATCAAGGTAGAATGGAGGATAGCCTTCCGTTTGTGTTCATCGTATTGCCCCGCTGGTGGAGGGACAAATACCAAGTGGCCTGGGCGAATTTGAGGAGAAACACGCGAAGCCTAACGACAGCCTTTGATCTGCACGAGACCCTCGTAGATCTCATACATTCGAAGAATCTGGAGGAATCACACCTGAAGAGCCGCATCAAGGCAATGCCTAGGGATAACAATCTGCCACGTGGGATCAGTTGGTTTCTACCGATTCCTGACTACCGGACATGCACCATGGCAGCCATAGCAAGCCACTGGTGCATGTGCCATAACAGTTACGATGTTCCTCTGGACGACAATAGCCTGCAGGATAAAGCAGCCTTTTTGGTGTCAGAGCTGAACGAAATGCTAAAGAAGTACGTGCAGTGCGCCAAGTTGAAGCTGAAAGAGATCAAAGCGGCAAAGGCGTGGAAAAACGAGGGTAAGGGGAGTCAGCTTGTAGATTACACGATCACGGTTCAGACTGAACCCGGCGACGCCATATTCGAAGGCACGATACGAAACAGGAACGAGGATAAGCGTAACAAGTTAGTGGGTTCGGTTAGCAGATTGAATGCATACGGTAAACAGAGTAGCTGCGTCGATGAGTTCAACAtgagactctactgctactgttTGTAA
- the Shv gene encoding dnaJ heat shock protein family member shriveled: MFVVTSARMAAIKLILTLFINLTACVILTVAGRDFYAILGVPQTASQHVIKKAYRKLAKELHPDKNKDDQNASQKFQDLGAAYEVLSDNEKREMYDRCGEECLKKDGMMNNVDPFASFFGDFGFHFGGESHNQHETLKGSNVVVDLAVTLEELYSGNFIEITRNKPVMKTVKGTRKCNCRQEFVTRNLGSGRYQMIQQAVCSECPNVKFVAEERVLEVEVEPGMVDGQETIFTAEGEPHLDGEPGDLILKIRTQPHPVFERIGNDLYTNVTISMQDALIGFKIEIEHLDGHKVTILRDKVTKPGARIKKKGEGMPYYENNNRYGTLYVTFDIVFPETDFTEAQKEEIKNLLQQQSVNRVYNGIRGN; the protein is encoded by the exons ATGTTTGTTGTAACGTCTGCTAGAATGGCAGCGATAAAATTGATTTTGACTTTATTCATAAATTTAACAGCATGCGTGATTCTAACTGTAGCAGG GAGGGACTTTTATGCCATTTTAGGCGTACCGCAAACGGCAAGCCAACATGTGATAAAAAAGGCATACAGAAAGTTAGCGAAAGAATTACATCCTGACAAAAACAAAGATGATCAGAACGCTTCTCAAAAATTTCAAGACTTAGGCGCTGCTTACGAGGTTCTATCGGATAATGAGAAAAGAGAAATGTATGACAGATGTGGAGAGGAGTGTTTGAAAAAGGATGGTATGATGAACAACGTAGATCCATTCGCAAGTTTTTTCGGTGATTTCGGCTTTCATTTTGGCGGAGAATCTCATAATCAACATGAAACACTTAAAGGATCTAATGTAGTAGTGGATTTAGCGGTTACTTTAGAAGAGTTGTATAGTGGAAATTTCATAGAG ATAACAAGAAATAAGCCAGTTATGAAGACAGTGAAAGGAACAAGGAAATGTAATTGTAGGCAAGAATTTGTTACTCGTAACTTAGGGAGTGGAAGGTATCAAATGATACAACAGGCGGTGTGTTCGGAATGTCCAAATGTTAAATTTGTTGCCGAGGAAAGGGTATTAGAAGTCGAAGTCGAGCCTGGCATGGTGGATGGTCAGGAGACTATATTTACAGCAGAGGGTGAACCACATTTGGATGGAGAGCCCGGAgatttaattttaaaaatacGAACGCAGCCGCATCCAGTTTTCGAAAGAATTGGCAACGATTTGTATACGAATGTTACTATATCTATGCAGGATGCCCTGATAGGATTTAAAATAGAAATAGAGCATTTAGATGGTCACAAAGTGACGATTTTGAGAGACAAGGTGACTAAACCGGGTGCCCGTATTAAGAAAAAGGGAGAGGGAATGCCTTATTACGAGAATAATAATCGTTACGGTACTTTATACGTTACGTTTGATATTGTATTCCCCGAGACAGATTTTACCGAGGCACAAAAAGAAG AAATAAAAAATCTACTCCAACAGCAATCTGTAAATCGGGTTTATAATGGAATAAGGGGAAATTAA